From Paenibacillus sp. PK3_47, the proteins below share one genomic window:
- a CDS encoding AraC family transcriptional regulator — protein MEKLLSSGTSTESLSLLDNHILFQQIMLLLLKESANMKEEGDLCSRDELTVQWAEDEQYEAEKAVEQSIAYLHTAYSEQIQIGKLARDAHMSRWQYGNLFKTLTGRTPIEYLTVLRIGISKQMMAGEPVPRLREIAGRVGFQDEYYFSRRFKQTTGCSPSAYRAAGSLPPRMVCLQYLGELLALGIRPVAAERTMLKLLRNQAYGISALDESGLTEALVKLQPELIIYPSFTSPLLARQLRRIAPALELPWQEDVYTRLRRLGIMFGREKAAEDWINRYLSRAFYWRNRLQNIIGPQESASAFAVHHGLYVYTGHHFGHTLYQGMQFAVPEAVRALIEREPGRKWKRISPQQLPEFAGDRIFLAYPTAGQDASEALRLMKIPEWNDLAAVREARAHTIELSLANYNPLTLDAHLEAVGGIIADS, from the coding sequence TTGGAAAAGCTGCTAAGCTCCGGGACGAGTACAGAAAGTCTTTCGCTGCTGGATAACCATATACTGTTTCAACAGATCATGCTGCTTTTGCTGAAGGAGAGCGCCAATATGAAAGAGGAAGGAGACTTATGCAGCCGCGATGAACTCACGGTACAATGGGCTGAGGATGAGCAGTATGAGGCAGAAAAAGCAGTCGAACAATCTATAGCCTATCTTCACACGGCTTACAGTGAACAGATCCAGATCGGGAAGCTGGCTAGAGATGCTCATATGAGCCGCTGGCAATATGGTAATCTGTTCAAAACGTTGACCGGCCGGACACCGATAGAGTATCTTACCGTGCTGCGCATCGGAATATCCAAGCAAATGATGGCGGGAGAACCGGTGCCGCGCCTGCGCGAAATTGCGGGCAGGGTGGGTTTTCAGGATGAATATTATTTCAGCCGCCGGTTCAAACAAACCACTGGCTGTTCGCCAAGTGCTTACCGGGCTGCAGGTTCACTCCCGCCGCGGATGGTCTGTCTCCAGTATTTAGGCGAGTTGTTGGCGCTTGGCATACGTCCTGTTGCGGCAGAGCGGACCATGCTGAAGCTTCTAAGAAACCAGGCATACGGGATAAGCGCATTGGATGAATCCGGACTTACCGAAGCGCTGGTGAAGCTGCAGCCGGAGCTTATAATTTATCCTTCATTTACCTCTCCGCTGTTGGCGAGACAACTACGGCGCATTGCTCCTGCATTGGAGTTGCCCTGGCAGGAGGATGTCTATACCCGTTTGCGGCGGCTCGGCATAATGTTCGGCAGGGAGAAGGCTGCAGAGGATTGGATTAACCGTTACCTCAGCCGCGCTTTCTATTGGCGGAATCGGCTCCAGAACATCATCGGACCACAGGAGAGCGCTTCTGCGTTTGCAGTTCATCACGGGCTGTATGTCTATACAGGGCATCATTTCGGACATACCTTGTATCAGGGGATGCAATTCGCTGTACCGGAAGCTGTAAGAGCCTTGATTGAACGGGAACCGGGACGCAAGTGGAAACGTATTTCCCCGCAGCAGCTGCCTGAATTTGCCGGGGACCGCATATTTCTTGCCTATCCGACAGCCGGACAGGACGCATCCGAAGCCCTTCGTCTGATGAAGATCCCTGAATGGAATGATCTTGCCGCAGTCCGGGAGGCCCGCGCGCACACTATAGAACTGTCTTTGGCTAATTATAATCCGCTAACCTTAGACGCACATTTGGAAGCGGTGGGCGGAATAATTGCGGACAGCTAA
- a CDS encoding short-chain dehydrogenase, which produces MPCVHEFGIIGVLGSIGYYNEYNPQRYNCVAVHDDIINNIAGNLSNMRTFFHSFDRPEHGLAYYGITLIPPESLSLFYNAVTSSLCYKNSAELGELASKINQAMEEQKHMIHYGV; this is translated from the coding sequence GTGCCTTGCGTACATGAATTCGGGATTATAGGAGTATTAGGCAGTATAGGATATTACAACGAGTATAACCCTCAGAGATACAACTGTGTTGCTGTTCATGACGATATTATTAATAACATTGCCGGAAATTTATCTAACATGAGGACATTCTTTCATTCATTTGATCGTCCTGAACATGGCTTGGCCTACTATGGAATAACTCTGATTCCGCCCGAATCTCTGTCCTTATTCTATAATGCAGTTACTTCGTCACTTTGCTACAAAAATTCTGCTGAGCTTGGTGAGCTGGCTTCAAAAATTAATCAGGCAATGGAAGAACAGAAGCATATGATACATTATGGAGTTTGA
- a CDS encoding sugar ABC transporter substrate-binding protein — MKHGKRTLVLSLALTMAISALAGCSGNANNSGTTNAAAEGTKAPGNTGEGNNAAAKDITLELLYWGDDVQKKLVEAATEKYTADTGIKINAQVLPADGTFDTFIQTRLQSGELPDISYMGEGDIQKYNEMGILEDISDLLTDGSIPEKLPAITIHSPEQKVIGVGLSNQMELLFYSKAKFDEAGLSYPPTKVEEAWDWDTFVANAKKLTKDTKGKTAADDGFDAALTENYGLGFTAGREFHHFWAANANGGGIVSPDGKAFQWDSPESVEGIQRLADLVNKDKVASPFTYTWSTGIGSAVDALSGGYAMAISGSWDLANIKGNEDIGVGVLPKMKKAVTMNAGAPLVVYNTSKHIEEAKKFYAYMVNPENSLELLKSGAWLPNQADWYTDPALVEKWSSELPESARETILSYSTTKDSIVQWPAYYVPAYLKMNTEYEKSIDQALSGSKSVKEIYDSVMPVIKTLWESGTVS; from the coding sequence ATGAAGCATGGCAAGCGTACTCTGGTTCTGTCTCTTGCATTGACTATGGCAATCTCTGCGCTGGCAGGCTGTTCAGGCAATGCCAACAACTCGGGCACCACAAACGCGGCAGCAGAGGGTACGAAGGCACCAGGTAACACCGGAGAGGGCAATAATGCCGCTGCAAAAGACATTACACTTGAACTGCTCTATTGGGGGGATGATGTTCAGAAGAAGCTGGTCGAGGCCGCGACAGAGAAATATACAGCCGATACCGGAATCAAAATCAACGCGCAGGTGCTGCCGGCGGACGGAACGTTCGATACCTTTATCCAGACCCGGCTGCAATCCGGCGAGCTGCCAGACATCAGCTACATGGGCGAAGGGGATATTCAGAAATATAATGAAATGGGCATTCTGGAAGACATCTCGGATCTGCTCACAGACGGAAGCATTCCCGAGAAGCTGCCTGCCATCACTATTCATTCTCCTGAACAGAAAGTTATCGGTGTAGGCCTCTCCAACCAGATGGAGCTGCTGTTCTACAGCAAAGCCAAGTTCGACGAAGCCGGCCTGTCGTATCCCCCAACCAAAGTTGAAGAGGCGTGGGATTGGGATACTTTTGTGGCGAATGCCAAGAAGCTCACCAAAGATACGAAAGGAAAGACAGCGGCTGACGACGGCTTTGATGCGGCACTGACCGAGAATTACGGGCTGGGCTTTACAGCCGGACGTGAATTCCATCATTTCTGGGCAGCAAATGCGAATGGCGGCGGAATTGTTTCCCCTGACGGCAAAGCGTTTCAGTGGGATTCCCCGGAGAGTGTGGAAGGCATTCAACGGCTTGCCGATCTGGTCAACAAGGACAAGGTAGCATCCCCGTTCACCTATACCTGGAGCACAGGGATCGGTTCAGCTGTGGACGCACTCAGCGGCGGTTATGCCATGGCAATAAGCGGCTCATGGGATCTGGCGAACATCAAGGGCAATGAAGACATCGGAGTGGGTGTTTTGCCGAAAATGAAGAAAGCGGTAACAATGAACGCCGGCGCACCGCTCGTAGTTTATAACACCTCCAAACATATTGAAGAAGCCAAGAAATTCTACGCTTACATGGTTAACCCTGAGAACAGCCTGGAGCTGCTGAAGAGCGGGGCATGGCTTCCCAATCAGGCAGACTGGTATACCGATCCGGCTCTGGTTGAGAAGTGGAGTTCCGAGCTTCCTGAAAGTGCAAGGGAAACGATCCTCAGCTACAGCACTACCAAGGATTCCATCGTCCAGTGGCCGGCGTATTATGTTCCTGCATACCTGAAGATGAATACGGAATATGAAAAATCGATCGACCAGGCGTTATCCGGCAGCAAGAGCGTCAAAGAGATTTACGATTCCGTTATGCCTGTCATCAAGACGCTGTGGGAGAGCGGCACCGTATCCTAG
- a CDS encoding NAD(P)/FAD-dependent oxidoreductase, producing the protein MLKQVDAIVIGAGIAGSSTAMQLARQGHRTVLLDRQEFPRHKTCGEFMSPETKEMLEVLGINLLGSRVKPGIMNKARIILPHGGEIEAPLPGHAVGISRYELDRILHQKAQNAGVEIVTKTRVKGIRKLDNQVYEVDTKEGDREVIYQARAVIGAFGTKKPRGIATASEETRDETVYIGIKSHFSGIDVPDQVELYFCNGGYIGISPIEEGKTNVAALLTLDAVQGSGKSVDEILRSAAQSNSTAAERLAAGTPVPGTQVSIAPLRLSDVPEPWSEFPHVGDAMLMIPPLCGDGMSIALRSSLLCAGWTDKYLKGILSYDQWQRGYTDAANAEFTRLLKRARRIQKLAFAKTNRLYPGLARIFPGLAKYVVKATRLSETGMAR; encoded by the coding sequence ATGCTGAAGCAAGTGGACGCTATTGTGATAGGCGCCGGGATTGCCGGCAGCAGCACGGCCATGCAGCTTGCACGCCAGGGTCACCGCACGGTTCTCCTGGACCGGCAGGAGTTTCCGCGTCATAAGACCTGCGGGGAGTTCATGTCCCCGGAGACGAAGGAAATGCTGGAGGTTCTGGGCATCAATCTGCTGGGGTCCAGGGTTAAGCCCGGGATTATGAATAAAGCGCGGATCATTTTGCCGCATGGAGGAGAGATTGAAGCTCCGCTTCCCGGGCATGCCGTCGGCATCAGCCGTTATGAGCTGGACCGGATCCTCCATCAGAAGGCACAGAACGCAGGAGTGGAGATCGTAACGAAAACCAGAGTGAAGGGTATCCGCAAGCTGGATAATCAGGTGTACGAAGTGGACACCAAAGAGGGAGACCGTGAAGTTATCTATCAGGCCCGTGCTGTGATTGGCGCATTTGGAACGAAGAAGCCCCGCGGGATTGCAACCGCTTCAGAGGAGACCAGAGATGAGACCGTCTACATTGGCATAAAATCTCACTTCAGCGGGATTGATGTCCCTGACCAGGTAGAGCTCTATTTCTGCAATGGAGGATACATCGGCATTTCTCCAATTGAAGAGGGGAAGACAAATGTGGCTGCTCTGCTGACACTGGATGCTGTGCAGGGAAGCGGGAAGTCCGTGGATGAGATATTGCGGAGTGCTGCCCAAAGTAACAGTACAGCCGCGGAAAGGCTGGCAGCGGGGACACCCGTGCCGGGTACGCAGGTATCCATTGCGCCGCTCCGTCTGTCCGACGTACCGGAGCCATGGTCTGAATTCCCCCATGTCGGTGATGCCATGCTGATGATTCCGCCGCTGTGCGGGGACGGTATGTCGATTGCGCTGCGCTCCTCGCTGCTGTGCGCCGGCTGGACCGATAAGTATCTCAAGGGAATCCTTAGCTATGACCAGTGGCAAAGAGGATATACGGATGCCGCCAATGCCGAATTCACCCGGCTGCTGAAGCGGGCTCGGCGCATCCAGAAGCTGGCTTTTGCCAAAACCAACCGGCTGTATCCCGGACTTGCGCGCATTTTCCCGGGCTTGGCCAAGTATGTCGTAAAAGCAACACGATTGTCGGAGACGGGGATGGCGCGGTGA
- a CDS encoding carbohydrate ABC transporter permease, with the protein MSATAAVKYSSIKRAKSRSRMIHLALIALSCLLAVIFAFPLYWLLRGAFVSHSEILARPPVFFPEQLSADNFKLGLERIQFLRQLWNSVSIVVPYVIGTVLTTSFAGYAFAKLRFPLRGMWFVLVISSMMLPSAVTLLPQFSLYTSLGLAGKPALIIPAFFCAGGNAYFVFLLRQFFMTIPGELSEAAKIDGAGHFRIYASIMLPLIRPAMIVVALFSFINCWNEFFYTMIYLKTEADYTLPMGLYIVNGMRIPNYEQVMALALVVTAPCLVFFLIGNKYFVEGITLTGIKG; encoded by the coding sequence ATGAGCGCTACAGCAGCAGTGAAATATTCCAGCATCAAACGGGCCAAAAGCCGCAGCAGGATGATTCATCTGGCACTGATCGCGCTGTCCTGCCTTCTTGCCGTAATATTTGCCTTTCCGCTGTACTGGCTGCTGCGCGGCGCTTTTGTCAGCCATTCGGAAATTCTGGCGAGGCCGCCGGTGTTCTTCCCGGAGCAGCTGAGTGCAGATAACTTCAAGCTTGGGCTGGAGCGGATTCAATTTTTGCGGCAGCTCTGGAATTCGGTGTCCATCGTCGTTCCATATGTGATTGGCACCGTACTCACGACAAGCTTTGCCGGCTATGCCTTTGCCAAACTGAGATTTCCGCTGCGCGGGATGTGGTTTGTGCTGGTCATCAGCAGCATGATGCTGCCGAGTGCTGTGACGCTGCTGCCGCAGTTCTCGCTGTACACTTCGCTTGGGCTGGCCGGCAAGCCGGCGCTGATTATTCCCGCTTTCTTCTGTGCCGGCGGTAATGCTTACTTTGTTTTTCTGCTGAGGCAGTTCTTCATGACGATTCCCGGCGAGTTAAGCGAGGCGGCCAAAATTGACGGTGCAGGCCATTTCCGTATCTACGCAAGCATCATGCTGCCGCTGATCCGTCCGGCCATGATCGTTGTTGCCCTGTTCAGCTTCATCAACTGCTGGAACGAATTTTTCTATACGATGATTTATTTGAAGACAGAAGCCGACTATACGCTGCCGATGGGTCTCTATATCGTCAACGGAATGCGGATTCCGAATTACGAACAAGTCATGGCTCTTGCTCTCGTCGTTACGGCTCCATGCCTGGTATTTTTCCTGATTGGCAACAAATATTTTGTGGAAGGTATTACGTTGACAGGGATTAAAGGTTAG
- a CDS encoding LacI family DNA-binding transcriptional regulator: protein MSTRKTSIKDIAQKANVSIATVSYVLNGTRNVRPETHKRVTDAIEELNYKPNDIAKSLKRNRTNTIGVIAEDVTVFNAPEIIDGINEFGDRHDQLILLVNLRLDKRIGRDFSNTEAYRKYAANAVSELLRKQVDGIIYIGVHTRDLTGLIDVEDKPIVYTYGYTQDNLSIQYNDEQASYEAMAYLVRKGHSRIAIISGLMDSIPSRQRLKGYYRAVTEFELPFDPNLIKMGDWERESGYRLTGELLDLPEPPTAILSMNDVMVVGVLEMAGERGVSIPEQLSVIGFDNREFSDYLRPSITTMDLPLHEMGYQAMESLYHMINGKKVQDLKMPECRLIERDSVKPLHTDVEQQQK, encoded by the coding sequence ATGAGTACAAGAAAAACCAGCATCAAAGACATTGCACAGAAGGCCAATGTTTCCATTGCTACCGTCTCCTATGTGCTTAATGGAACCCGTAACGTCCGTCCTGAAACGCATAAACGGGTCACAGATGCCATAGAAGAACTGAATTATAAGCCTAATGATATTGCCAAGAGCCTCAAGCGCAACCGGACGAATACGATAGGGGTAATTGCGGAAGATGTTACCGTATTCAACGCACCCGAAATTATTGACGGAATCAATGAATTCGGCGACCGGCATGACCAGCTGATCCTGCTGGTCAATCTGCGTCTGGACAAACGGATTGGCCGTGATTTCAGCAATACGGAGGCTTACCGCAAATATGCCGCTAACGCGGTATCCGAGCTGCTCAGAAAGCAAGTGGACGGAATTATCTATATCGGGGTGCACACCCGCGACTTGACCGGCCTTATTGATGTTGAAGACAAACCCATTGTCTATACATACGGCTATACACAAGATAATCTGTCCATACAATACAATGATGAGCAGGCTTCTTATGAAGCAATGGCATACCTGGTGCGTAAAGGACACAGCCGGATCGCCATCATCAGCGGTCTCATGGATTCCATCCCGTCCAGACAGCGGTTGAAGGGCTATTATAGAGCGGTTACTGAATTCGAACTCCCGTTTGATCCTAATCTCATTAAGATGGGGGATTGGGAGCGGGAATCCGGTTACCGTCTGACAGGGGAACTGCTTGATCTTCCCGAGCCTCCGACAGCCATACTGTCGATGAATGATGTCATGGTAGTCGGTGTACTGGAAATGGCAGGGGAACGCGGAGTCAGTATCCCTGAGCAGCTGTCCGTCATTGGCTTTGATAACCGGGAATTCAGTGATTATCTGCGGCCGAGCATTACTACCATGGACCTGCCGCTGCATGAAATGGGATATCAGGCTATGGAATCACTCTATCATATGATTAACGGGAAAAAGGTACAGGATCTAAAGATGCCGGAATGCCGGTTAATAGAACGGGACTCGGTAAAGCCCCTGCACACAGATGTGGAACAGCAGCAAAAATGA
- a CDS encoding ABC transporter substrate-binding protein: MKKKNMYKGKVMMTLSLLLAVLLLLGGCGNGQAGSSAESGVEAGAGAGTAQTPSPVPVAENTEAKGSGTRVYTDAVSREVEIPEHPQRIIAHYFAPEMLAIKAPIIGTNYNNAKLSLSDEELADIEDIGGDGINPNTEKMLSLEPDLILLPDFLEAETIEQVAQIAPTVVMSYSEETFARLQKLGDVAGLPGAADEFITEYNAKVEQKREELKPFIKDGETASAFILHSDRKLYVYGPQRLGPTMYEAFGFKQPDKLAELTASAPDALWTEISLEVLPEYAGDHIFLVKPSESEEALKMSEELQNNPVWKNMPAVKNGQAYVVGSRWALNDPLTLDWLLDEMAGVLMP, translated from the coding sequence ATGAAGAAAAAGAACATGTATAAAGGAAAAGTGATGATGACGCTAAGCCTGCTGCTTGCTGTTCTGCTGCTTCTGGGCGGATGCGGCAATGGACAAGCCGGGTCGTCAGCGGAGAGCGGAGTTGAAGCAGGTGCGGGAGCCGGGACTGCCCAGACGCCTTCGCCAGTGCCTGTTGCGGAAAATACGGAGGCTAAGGGAAGCGGCACAAGAGTATACACAGACGCCGTCTCCCGGGAAGTAGAGATTCCGGAACATCCGCAGCGGATTATCGCACATTATTTTGCACCGGAAATGCTCGCCATTAAGGCACCGATTATCGGTACCAACTATAATAATGCGAAGCTGTCGTTATCCGATGAGGAGCTCGCAGACATCGAAGATATTGGAGGAGACGGGATTAACCCGAATACCGAGAAGATGCTCTCACTGGAGCCGGATCTTATTTTGCTTCCGGATTTTTTGGAGGCGGAGACGATTGAGCAGGTGGCTCAAATCGCCCCTACCGTTGTAATGAGCTACAGTGAAGAGACCTTTGCAAGGCTCCAAAAGCTGGGCGATGTGGCCGGATTGCCCGGTGCAGCCGATGAATTTATCACTGAATATAACGCCAAAGTAGAGCAGAAACGGGAGGAACTTAAGCCCTTTATAAAAGATGGAGAGACTGCTTCGGCATTTATTCTCCATTCTGACAGAAAGCTGTATGTATATGGGCCGCAGCGTCTGGGGCCTACCATGTATGAAGCGTTTGGCTTCAAGCAGCCGGACAAGCTGGCAGAGCTGACAGCCTCAGCTCCCGATGCTTTATGGACTGAAATTTCATTGGAAGTGCTGCCCGAATATGCCGGTGACCACATTTTCCTGGTTAAACCTTCAGAAAGTGAAGAAGCGCTAAAAATGTCGGAAGAGCTGCAAAATAACCCTGTATGGAAGAACATGCCTGCCGTCAAAAATGGTCAAGCCTATGTGGTAGGTTCCCGTTGGGCGCTTAATGATCCGCTTACTCTGGATTGGCTGCTGGATGAGATGGCAGGTGTCCTGATGCCGTAA
- a CDS encoding sugar ABC transporter permease, whose product MNPERKTRVAPVHVKKHAKGATKEAVAGYLFAAPAIIGFLVLTLYPMLASLVYSFHKITIMSGKQIMDWIGLDNYIYIFTNPSSEFKKSITVTLVYAFINVALVIVFCLIVALLLNRKFTGRNMLRAIFFLPSVVPMLATTIVWQMLLQNQAKGGLVNWMLLQLGIAPVEFLTDPDRIFYTLFIMSLWTCGGTIVVFIATLQDVPGELLEAIEMDGGNAWHKFLKVTYPTIKPVLFFQLIMCMMTSIQIYTQSVVLSRNGAPDRMTYFINVMIYDHSFVQVGMRGLASAEAWIVFLITLAITGVLFYFQGALKRDDSMGKRKRGRA is encoded by the coding sequence ATGAACCCAGAGCGCAAGACCCGTGTGGCCCCCGTCCATGTCAAAAAGCATGCCAAAGGCGCCACCAAGGAGGCCGTTGCGGGATATTTGTTCGCTGCGCCTGCCATTATCGGATTTTTGGTACTGACGTTGTACCCGATGCTGGCCAGCTTAGTTTACAGTTTTCATAAAATTACGATTATGAGCGGAAAGCAGATTATGGATTGGATCGGGCTGGATAACTACATATATATTTTCACGAACCCCAGCTCGGAATTTAAAAAATCAATAACCGTAACCCTGGTCTATGCTTTTATCAATGTGGCGCTTGTTATCGTGTTCTGCCTGATCGTGGCCCTGCTGCTGAACCGCAAATTTACAGGCAGGAATATGCTGCGGGCGATATTTTTTCTGCCGTCCGTGGTGCCGATGCTGGCGACTACCATTGTGTGGCAGATGCTCCTGCAAAATCAGGCGAAGGGCGGACTTGTCAACTGGATGCTGCTGCAGCTGGGCATTGCACCTGTAGAGTTTCTGACCGATCCGGACCGGATCTTTTATACGCTGTTCATTATGAGCCTGTGGACCTGCGGGGGAACGATTGTCGTCTTCATCGCCACGCTGCAGGATGTGCCCGGAGAGTTGCTGGAGGCCATTGAAATGGACGGGGGAAATGCATGGCACAAATTCCTCAAGGTCACTTATCCGACGATAAAACCGGTACTGTTCTTCCAGCTGATCATGTGCATGATGACCTCCATCCAGATTTACACGCAAAGTGTGGTGCTGTCCAGAAACGGTGCACCTGACCGGATGACCTATTTTATTAATGTCATGATCTATGATCATTCCTTTGTCCAGGTGGGCATGAGGGGGCTGGCGTCTGCCGAAGCATGGATTGTATTCCTGATTACGCTAGCCATTACCGGCGTATTATTCTATTTCCAGGGTGCGCTGAAACGTGATGATTCCATGGGCAAAAGAAAGAGGGGGAGAGCATGA
- a CDS encoding SAM-dependent methyltransferase has protein sequence MPFFRSLSVRAKEDELMDDFSMGGEELSEALKHLRRLNRIFAAPGPTKDGVEELWQIIGRPQTLSILDVGAGSGDVNRKLLQWADQKGIQLEITLVDMTEEACEEARQLFRGEPRVKVMRADLQELKDGSADIVTGSQFVHHFDGQQLVDMVSHMRRASRYGVVINDIHRHPVSYTAVWVVTRMISRNRYIRHDGPLSVAKGFKDRDWQELKAKLQSDTMTYKWKPLFRYSVVIPKQVSS, from the coding sequence ATGCCGTTCTTTAGATCCTTGTCGGTCCGGGCGAAGGAAGATGAGCTGATGGATGATTTCTCCATGGGCGGCGAAGAGCTCAGTGAAGCGCTGAAGCATCTGAGGCGCCTGAACCGGATCTTCGCTGCTCCCGGTCCGACCAAAGACGGCGTAGAAGAGCTGTGGCAAATCATCGGACGGCCTCAGACGCTCAGCATTCTGGATGTAGGCGCAGGCTCCGGTGATGTCAACCGCAAGCTGCTGCAGTGGGCCGATCAGAAGGGGATTCAGCTGGAGATTACGCTGGTCGATATGACAGAGGAAGCTTGTGAAGAGGCCCGGCAGCTGTTCCGCGGCGAGCCGAGGGTGAAGGTCATGCGTGCGGATCTTCAGGAGCTGAAGGACGGTTCAGCGGATATTGTTACCGGCTCCCAGTTCGTCCATCATTTTGACGGCCAGCAGCTTGTAGACATGGTTAGTCATATGCGGAGAGCCTCCAGATACGGCGTGGTGATCAATGATATCCACCGTCATCCGGTATCGTATACCGCGGTGTGGGTCGTTACAAGAATGATCTCGCGCAACCGGTATATCCGGCATGACGGGCCGCTGTCGGTAGCCAAAGGCTTTAAGGACAGGGATTGGCAGGAGCTGAAGGCTAAGCTGCAATCCGATACCATGACTTATAAATGGAAACCGCTGTTCCGTTATTCAGTGGTTATCCCGAAGCAGGTGAGTTCCTAA